GGGGCCGCCTTCTCCATCGGCACGGGCCCGCCGTAGCGCAGCGCCGGGTCGGTCTGCCAGGGCGCCCCGCCGGCGATGTCGTTGAGGCCGGCCGCGACCGAGTCCTGCTCCCAGAAGATCGTGTGTTCCACCATCTCGCGGAAGCTCCACTCGCCCTCGCGCCGGCGCAGGTCGAGCTGATCGTCTTCCAGGCCGATCAGGGCGCCGATCAGCGCGGCGCGCTCCTTCAGCCACTCGGCCAGCATGCGCTGCGGCCCGGTTTGCATCAGGCGCAGGTCGTGGCGGGCGTTGAGAATGCCGGCGGCGTGCAGCTTCTCGTGGTCGATGTCGTTCGCCAGCAGATGCCAGATCGAGGTCGTGCCGCCCGGCCCCTTGCCGCAGGGGTGCGAGCAGGCGGCGTCGAGATCGCTCTCAGCCAGGTCGTACAGGCGATCCAGCGTCGCGTTCATCGCCTGCTGCAGTTCGCGGATCAGGCGCCGAGTCTCGCTTGCCATTGCCGTTCCTCCCGCGCCGGTTTCGCCGGGGTTGCCTCAGCATACACCGTGATGCGCCGCGTACTCCGTCCAACGGCTCACGAACCCTGCCACAGATTACACACGGCTTGCCACGAACTTGTTACCGCCTGGCACCGGTCGCCCGGAAACCCTGTGCTATGGTCTTGAAGGGCCGTCGTCGCGGCGGGCAATGGGTCGGACGGCGGCGCACCTCTGAGTCCCGGAGGCGCTCGTGATCCTCGTCGTCGATGACGACCCGGACATCGCCCGCGTGATTCGCCTGGCGTTGGAGAGCGAGGGGCTGGCGGTCGTCACGGCGCCGAACGGCCGCGACGCCCTGCAACGGGTGCGCGAGCACCGCCCGGACCTTGTCCTGCTCGACATCAACATGCCGATCATGGACGGCGTGACCTTCGCCCGGAACGCCCGCGTCGAGTTCGGCGATCTGCCGATCATCGTGATGACGGCGGGGGCGGAGGCCTCGCGCTATTGCGCCCAGCTCGGCGCGCGCGACAGCCTGCCCAAGCCCTTTGAGCTCACCGATCTCTTGGACAAGGTCGAACGGTACACCACCGTCTGAGGCACCGCGCGGTTGCTGCTCACGCGTGCGCTTGCCGCTGCGCGCGGCCCGCCGTGAGGATGGGCAGTGCGCCGCAACGTTCCGCCCCGCTCGTTCGTCCTCTTGATCAGCGGTGCGCGGCGCAGATCGCGCGGGAGTGGCGGAGGAAGGCGTGCGGGACAGGCTCGGCGGACGGAGCGCGCGGCGGGCCATTGCCCTGGCCGGCTGGCTGTTGGCCGCCGCGTTGCTGGCGCTGGCGGCGGGGCCGCGGCCGGGCCGCGCCCAGACGGCGCCGACACCGACGAGCGGCGCCGGCCCCAGCCTGAGCCTGCAGGCGACCCAGCAGGCGGTGCAGGCCGCCGACGGCAGCCAGGGGATCGAGATCGATCTCAGCCTCAGCGCCGGCGACAGCGTGCAGGCACGCTTGCTGGAAGACGGCATAGTACTGCTGTTCGACGGCTTCATTGGCCCGGCGGGAACGACGATCGCCCGCGTCTTTCCGCGCGTCTGCGGCCGGCAGCACCAGTACGTGCTCTATTCGATCGTGGAGGGCAAGGCGGCGCGGGCCGCGGGGCAGACGGTCGTGCTCTGCCCCGAAGCCGCGCCCACGCCCTCGCCCAGCCCGCAGCCGTCGGGCGCGCCGGCGGGCGCGGCGCCTGCCCCGGCGCGGCCCGCCCCAACGGCCGCCGCGGCCGCCCCCGCGCTCGCGCCGGTTGCGGCCGTGCGGCCGGGACAGCCGCCGGTGCCCGCGCCGCCGCTGGAGCCGCCCAGCCTGGCGCTCACCGATGGCTTCGTGCTGGCACAGCCGGACGATGACGCGGCCGCCGGCGCGATCTACGCCGGCACGCCGCTGATCCGGCTCACGGCGATCTGGCTGCGCGGCAGCGACACGAGCGGCGGCGGCGACGGCCGCTATCAGTACGTCGAGATCGGCAACCTGGGCGGCGCGGCGCAGGACTTGAGCGGCTGGGCGCTGCAGGGCGACAGCGGCACCATCGCCGGGCTGATGTACTACTTCCCCGCCGGCCTGACGCTCAATCCCGGCGACAGCTGCCGCATCTACGTCGGCCATCCGGCCGAGGCCACCTGCGGCGACAGCAGCTTCGCCCTGTTCCCCTTCTGGGGTGACCACGGCGACGCCGGCCTCTGGGACGCCGCCGGCAACCTGGTGGATCTGCTCGGCTATTAATCGTCGCGGTGCACCGCGCCCGCGTCAGTGCACGTTGCCGACGAACAGCTCCTGCCGCCGCCGCCAGAGGCCGATGCCGATCAGCAGCGCCACCACCAGCTCGGCCGCGGCCAAGCCCTCGCCGATGCGGGCGGCGTCGCGCACCGAGTGCCAGATGCCGTCGTAGGCGCCGCGGGCCGACTGCGCCGCGGCCGAGAGCGCGTTGATCGTGTTGCTGAAGGCCGTTTGACCGGCGCCCGCGTTGACCGTGGCCGCCGACGCCGTGTCGGCCGGATTCTTCTGCAGCGCGGCCCTCAAATCACCGTCCGCCTTGAGAAAGGCGAGATAGGCGTTGCGCGCCAGCTCCAGGCTCTTCGCCTGTTCGCCGAAATGCACGTTGGCCACCAGCGGCGCCCGTGGCAGGCCGAAGCGATCTTGCCCATCCAGCGCGTTCGTCACCACCGCCGCCTGCACCGCATCGCCGCCGCCGGCGGTGAACGGCGTGTTCACGCAGCCGAGCTTGCCGCAGAGGTTCTGCTGCGCCTGCAAGTCGAGATCCGCGATCTCGGCGAAGTGTTGCTGGATCTTCGCCGGATCGGCGGCGTCGAAGATGGCGATGCTCTCCAGCGCGTTTTGCTGGCTGACCAGCGCCTGCTCGTCGCGGGCGCCAGCCACGCTGTCGTACGCCTCGCGCACCAGCACCTTCGCCTGCGTGTCGCCGCGCCGCAGTTGTACCACCACCCAGAGGCCGACGCCCAGCGCCAGCAGGATCGCCAGCGCCAGCTCCCAGGTGAGCAGGTGGTGCATGGAGCGCGTCAGCACGTAGCCGCCCAGCGCCACGATCAGCAGCAGCACGCTCACCGTGCCGGAGGCGATCGCCCAGTTGCGCAGCGTGCTGCTGGTGGAGGCGTAGCGCGACTCCATGAAATCGACCTTGTCCTGCTGCAGGCCGTTGGTGAGCGCCGGCAGCAGCCGCGTGTTGAGCACGCTGTAGGCCGAGCTGAAGGCGGCGCGCGCGTCGTCGAGGCGGTTGCCGTCGATCGCCGCGTTCATGGCGCCGATCGCGGCGGCGTAGTCCGTGCTGGCGGCGTCGGCGGCGTTGAAGGCGGCGTACTCGCCGTAGGTCTGGTCGCTGCGGTTCTGCCAGGAGAGACGCAGCTGCTCTTTGAAGGCGGCGTAGCTGTTGGCGGCGTTCTGCCGCGCCTGGGCGCGGGCGTTCGGCTGCGTCGTCGCCAGCGCGTCGGCCGAGGCGCCGGCGCTGTCGAGGATGTCGGCGCGGGCGCTCTGCGCGGCGTCCACGCTCTTCGCGCCCTGGTTTACGATCGCGCTGTAGCGGTCGTTCATCACGATGTTCGCCGCCAACACCACGGCCGCAGCGATCACGGCGACGAGGCAGCCGGCGACGAGGGCGACGAGCAGCAGCTCGCGCCAGGTGTGCACCCGGCCGCGGGCCGGCCGCGCGGCGGCTGCCGACTGGGCGCGGGCACGGCCGCGCAGCCGGCCGGATTGGCTCACAGCCATTCGTCCACCCCGAAGTAGATGCGCTCGAGCACGGCGTCGGCGTCGGTGGCCTCCGGCTCCTGGCGCAGGTAGCGGCGGTAGGCCTCGCGGCAGCGCTCGGCCATGCCGCGGCGATCGTTCGCGTCGTGCGTGCCGCCGTCGGGCCAGCGGTCGATCGCGGGCAGCGCCCGGGCGCGCGCCAGCCGCCAGGCGGCGAACCACCAGTCGCCCAGCAGTTGATAGAAGTGGCCGCTCTGCACGCGCCCACCGAGCGCCAGCATCGCCGCCGCCGCGCGGTTCAACTCCTCCGGCTGCTGCTCCACGCGCGAGAGATAGAGCTCGATCAGCCGCAGTTGCGCGTCCACGAAGCGCACGGCGTTCTCACTCACGCGGTCGAGCGCGTCGATCGCCGCCTGCGGCTGGTTGAGCGCGACCAGCGTGTCGGCCATGCCCAGGATCGCCTCGGCGTTGGCCGGGTCGGCCTGCACCACGCGCTGGTACAGCGGCAAGGCATCCTGGTAGCGCTGCTGGTCGTGGTAGAGATCGGCCAGCGCCTGCTTGGGCAGGATCTCGCCGGGCACCAGCCGCATCAGCTCCTTGTAGTCGCTCTCGGCGGTGGCGGCGTCGCCGGCGGCCTGCGCCACCTGCGCCTCGACCACGATCGCCCGCCAGCGCGTGGCCGGCGTGGCGTGCTGATCGGCGGTTTGCAACTCGGCCTTCGCCTCGTCGTCGCGGCCGAGGTTGGTGAGCGCCGCGGCCCGCACGAGGCGCGCGTCGATGCTGGCGGGGCTGGCCTTGACCGCCGCATCGGCCGCGGCCAGCGCCTGGGTGTAGCGGCCGGCGGTCATCAGGGCGCGGGCGGAGTCAAGCGCCGCGGCGGCGGGATCGGTGCTGTCGGCGGCGGGCAGGGCGTTGATGCGTCCCGTGGTGCGGTGGCCGATGCTGCCGGTGAACAGGCGGCTCTGCACGGGCAGCGCGGTCATCATCTCGGCGGCGCTGCCGCCGGCAGCGCCCTGGATGAAGCGGGCGACGCCCTCAAGCTGCTCCTGCAACTCGTCGATGCTGCCGAAACGCTCGGCCGGCGACTTGCTGCGGCCGCGGGCGATCAGGTCGTAGAGCTCCGGCGGCAGCGGCCACTGCTCCGCGGGCGGCACGCCGCCGCCCTGCCAGGCTTCGACATCGAGCCCCGCCAGCTCGGCCAGCGTGCTGACGATCGTGTAGACGTCCATGCCGGGCGTCTGTTCGCAGACGCCGCGGATCTCCGGCGGCGCGTAGCCGATCGTGCCCCAGGCCTGCACCGGCTGGCCGGGCGTGTACTCGATCGCGGTGCCGAGGTCGATCAGCACCTCGCGCAGCGTGCCGTCGTCTTCCGTGACCTGGATCGCGTTGCCGGGCTTGAAGTCGCGATAGACGACGGGCGGCGTGCGGTGGTGCAGGTAGCGGAAGGCGGGCATGATGCCGAGGATCAGCCGCACGGCCTCCTGCGGCGCGAGCGTGCCGCCGGCGTTCTCGATCAGCTTCTTCCAGCCCACGCCCTGAACCAGCGCCATGACGATGAAGGGCACGTTCTCCTGCGTGACGATGTCGTAGATGCGCACGATGTTCTGGTGGTCGAGCCGGATCAGCATCTCGCGCTCGAGCGCGGCGGCCGCCAGCAGCTCCGGGTCGTCGGTCTTGAGGATCGCCTTGACCGCGCAACTGCGGCCCTCCGGCTCCTGGCGCGTGGGCAGGTTGACGTCAACGGCGCGGTAGACGGCGCCCATGCCCCCGCCGCCGATGATGCCGGTGATCTTGTAACGCCCGGCCAGCGTCTGGCCGATGTGCAGCACGCCGGCGGAGAGCGCCGCGCCGCAGGACGGGCAGAAACGCGCCCCCTCGCGCACGGGCTTGCCGCACTTCGGACAGGCCGAGCCGCCGGACGCTGCCGGAGCTGCTGCCGGTTGCGTGGGCGCGGTCTGCGCTGTGTGACCCGTGGCCGGGGCGCCGCCGCTGCCACGAAAGACGGGCATGGTGCTGCTGTTGGCGTTGGTGCTCAAGGCCGGGGGGCTCTGAGCCGGATGCGCAGTGTGGTGCGCGGGCGCATGTGTTGGCGGCGCGCCGTGCACGATCACGGGCGCGGTGTGCTGGGCGGGCGGCGCCGTCGCCTCGGCGCCGCACTCTATGCAGAAGGGATCGGCGGCCGGCGTCTCCTTGCCGCACGCCGGGCAGACGCGCATCGCCGCTCCGGTCGCCACGTCGATCCTCCCTCTGTCCTACCGCCGGCGCCCTCGCCGGGCACCCAACCCTGAACGCTGCTCAGTCTGTCCCTTCCCGAAGCGGGAAGGGGCTTTTGCGGCGTTCCCATCACCGCGCGAGGGCGGCACGGCCCACGCCGCGGCGGGGGTTCGGCGCGCCGTCCGCTATACTGCACGGTGCGGCGAATCTTTCATCTATCATACAGGCATACAGGCAGACGCGGCGGCGGTGGTGCAGATGCGGAGCAGCGGCCGGCAGCGGACGGGAATCGCGGCGCTCGGGCGGCTGGCGCTGCTCGGCGTGGCGCTGCTGGCGCTCTCCTGCGGCGGCACGCCGACGGACGAGCTGCACGTCTACTCCAGCGTGCCGCTGCAAGGCTCCGGCGCCAAAGAGAACAAGACGATCGTCGACGCGATCCAGATGGCGCTTTCCGAGCACGGCGGCAAGGCAGGGCGCTTCCGCATCAAGTACATCTCGCTGGACGACTCGACAAAAGCGAAAGGCAAGTGGGACGCGGGCCAGGAGACGAAGAACGCCCGCCGCGCGGCCGCCGATCCGCTGGCCGTCGCCTACATCGGCACGGTCAACTCGGGCGCGGCCAAGGTTTCGATCCCCATTCTCGACCGCGTGCAACTGGCGATGGTCAGTCCGGCGAACACCTATCCGGGCCTGACCAAGAGCAGCGGCGCCCTCGCCAGCGAGCCGTACATCTACTACCCGCTCGGTCCCGACAGCCAGAACTTTTGCAGGGTGCTGCCCTCGGACGATCTGCAGGGCGCGGCCGGCGCCCTCTACGCGCAGCAGAAGCTGGGCGCGAAGAGCGTCTACGTGCTGGACGACACCGAGCTGTACGGCCACGGCATCGCCACGATCTTCGCGGCGAAGGCGAAAGAGATCGGCCTGAACGTGCTGGCCGGGCCGGAGGGAATCGAGACACGCACGGGGGCGCAGTTCAGCCAGGCGCGCAACAGCGAGGCGCAGAAGGTCGTGGCGGCGAAGCCGGACCTGGTCTACTTCGGCGGCGCCACGGAGAACCATCCGGGTGAGCTGCTCAACGATCTGCGCAAGCTCGGCTTCCGCGGCGTGTTCATGGGGCCGGACGGCATCGATCAGTCGGAGTTCGTGGACGAGGCCTCGGCCGGTGGCGTGCAGGCGGGCCAGGTCTTCGCCACGCTGCCCGGCCTGCCCGCGGAGAAGCTCACCGGCGCCGGCGCCGCCTGGTACGCCAAGTTCAAGGCGCAGTACGGCGACACCGGCCAGTACACGCACTACGCCTACGAGGCGATGAACGTGGTGCTGGACGCGATCGCGAAGGCCGGCGGGGTCGACGCGCACACGGGCAAGGCCGATCGCGCCGCCGTGCTCGCGGCGATCCGCCAGGCCAAGAACGTGCAGGGCATTCTCGGCGCCTGGAGCTTCGACGGCCACTGCGACACGACGCTGACGGCGATCAGCGTGAACGACCTGACCAACGGCAAGTTCCAGTACAAGGAGCTGGCGCCCCAGCCGTAGGACACGATAGGTCCGCAGGCTCAGCGCAGGCCGTTGCGCGTCCTGAAGGCGGCGGCGAAGGTGGGGTTGGTGAAGCGGAAGGTGAGCGCCTCCGCCCCGGCCGCGAGGTCCGCGCCGAGCAGGCCGGCGCCCCAGTCGCGGTAGCGCGGCAGCCGGCGTACGAACGCGCCCACGCCAAGCAGCGCCAGCAACCCCAGCAGCGCGCCGGCGATCAGCCCGAAGAAAATGCGCACGCCCAGCGGCGCATCCAGTGCGACCAGCAGCACGACGAGGCCGATCAGTCCGGCGAGAAACGCGGCGCCGATGCCCAGCCGCCGGATCTCGCCGCGCAGCTTCGCGCTGCGTGCCGCGTCTGCGGCGCAGTACGGCACGGCGACGGCCAGGTGCTCCTCCGTCAGCGTGCGCGTCAGCGTGCCCTTGCTGGCGCTCTGCACGCGGCGGGCGCGCAGCGTCAGATCCTGCGCCACCGCGCCGTAGCAGTAGACGCAGTGCGCGGGCATACCCACACCGCCCGAAGGCCGGCGCGGAATCGTCACATCGCTCCAGGCCAACGCGGCCCTCCCCTGCCCTTCGGTGCTTCGATCCGTACCACGGAAGCAACGAATCGCAGAAGGGCGCCGCAGATGTGCGCGGCGCCCCTATCGTAGCAGGCGAGCAAGGCCGCGCTGCGGTGGGAACCGTCACGCAACCCGCCTGTTACCGCGTGACGGTGAGCGTGCCGGTCATGCCGTCGTGCAGCGGATATCGCTCGCGAACGCGATCGAGACCATTGACGGGCAAGCGCCGACCATTCGGACGCGTACGCCTCGACGCATGCGTCGATCGGCACGATCAGCGGCGTCGCCAGCCTGCCAAACCCGCCCGCAGCGCCAGCCCGGCGAGCCAGCCCGTGGCCGCGCCGATGCTGAGCACGGGCAGGAGGAAGAGCAGCCAGGGCAAGAGCAGCCGCCAGGTGGCGCCGTCGCTCCGCAGCAAGGCGACGAGCAGCCAGAGCAGCACGAGGCTGGCCGCGGCCAGTCCGGCGTAGATGCCGAGCGGCAGCCAGTCCACGGCGCGGCGCGCCGGCGCGGCGGCGCTACGCGGGCTCGCCATTGCGGTGCTCCTCCGTCCGCGGCGCGACGCCGGCAAAGCGCCCGCAGCCGCCGATCGCCTCGGTGCGCGGGTCGAGATCCGGCGCGAAGCGGTCGGGCGCGGGATCGGCCGTGATCTGCACCACCTGCTTCACCATGTTCTCGCCGGGATAGCCGGGGGCGATCAGTCGCAACGGCGCCCCGTGCTCCCGGATCAGCGCTTCGCCGTTCACGTGCGTGGCGAGCAGGGCGTTGGCGCCCAGCAGTCGGTGCGTAGGCCAGGGCACGCGGTAGTTGGTGGCGCTGCGGAAGCTGAGCTGTTTTGCGCCCGCCGTGCCGCCGGCAAGCCCCAGCACGTCGCGCACCAAATAGCCACGCCAGACGTTGACCGAGCTCCAGCCGGAGACGCAGCTCGTGCGGATGCGTTGCTCGTATACGGGCAGCGTTGCCAGGTCCGCCAGTGTGAAGCTGCCGGGCCGCACCACCGCGCCGTCGATCTGCAGGCGGAAGGCCGCCGGGTCGATCGCCTTGTCGCCGAACAGTGTCTCAATCGGGAAGGACTGCGCCTTGCTCGCGCCCTTCGGCCCGCGGGCGATGAAGAACGGTCCGACCTGGCCGTGCGCGAGCGGCCCGTTCTGCGTCGCCAGCGCCAGACCGACGCCGCTCAGCGAGACGGCGGCAAGGAAACCGCGCCGCGTGTACACGGCCTGCTTGCCGGCATTGGTTTGCAGCAGACTGTCGCGCCGCGCCTTCACGGCGCGCGCCGACTCGAACAGGTGGCTGCCGAGATGCAGCCCAAGCAGCGGCACGGCGAGGAACGCGGCAAGCGCGTGCGTCTGCACGGGCTTCCACTCGAACGGCGGGATGTTGGTGTGCGCGTAGTAGAGGTGCAGCAGCATGTACAGCCCGCTGATGCCGATCAGCAGGAAGTCGAGCGCCAACAGCGGCGAGGTGATGCGCGCCAGCAGCGGCGGGGCGCCGAGCCGCTTGAAGCGCGGGATGCGCAGGTAGTAACCGGCGGCACGGACCGTCGTCGTGCCGTACTTCGCCAACACGAAGGGAATGATGGCGATGCCCACGTAGAAGTGGAGGAAGCGGGTGAAGGTGAACCACGGCGGCGCGTCGTAGTAGAAGACGTACAGATAGAAGAGGGCGCCGGAAAGGAACTGCAGGGTGAGCAGCACGGCCAGGATCGCGCCGAGCTGCGCCGTCAGCAGCTGGTTCTCCGAGTACACCGCGCGCGGCGGGGTTTGCGCCGCTGCGGCGGGCAGCGGCTTCACGGCGTTCATGCGATCAGACTCCACAGCACTTCGTTCAGGGTACGAGCCGTTGCCGGCGCGCGCTCCGGTTCCCGCCGCAGCAGAGTGCAGAGTCGCTGCGCTTCCTCGCCGGTGTCCACGTCGAACTCCTCGGGCAGCAGGTGGCAGCGATTGCCATGCTCGCGCACCAGCCGCAGCGTCTCCGCGAGCACCGAGGGCGTGCTCCAGTTCACGTCTTCGAAGATCCAGGGCGACGGCTGGCGCAGGCCGAGCAGATAGTAGCCGCCGTCGTGCGTCGGGCCGATCGCCACGTCGTGCGTGCGCAGTGCGGCGAACGCCCCGCGCACCCATTCCGGCCGCACGTGCGGCGCGTCGGCGCCGATCAGCACGCAGCGATCGGCGCCGCGGGCGAAGGCCCGGGCAAACGACCACTCCAGGCGCTCGCCGAAGCTCAACTCCGGCTGCTGCACCAGTTGCCAGCGCGGCGGCAGCGCCAGGCCCGCGGCCGAACCGTCAAGCGAGAGCAGGCGGCGCGCCGGCACACGGCCGGCCAGCAAGAGCGTGTCGGCGAACAACGCGGCATACAGGCGGTGCGCCTCCGCTTGCCCCAGGTCACGGACAAGCCGGGTCTTCGCCATGCCGGGCCGCGGCGCCCGGGCGAACACGATCAATGTATCCATGTATCCATGTATCCATGCCGTCTCTTCCGGCGGGTGTGGATGCCCTGCCGTGAGGGCGGCAGCGTGGGCCGCCGCGCCTCGCGTCGGGGTGGCTCTTAGAGGATGGCGGAGCGCTGCCGCCGCGACTGTCGCGGCCGTCACGGCTCGTGAGCGGCCTCACACGCGCATCCGCCGGGCTATGCATCAGCCTGAGGCGGCGTCGCGGGAATGGCCATGCTCCGAACGGTGAGCAGCGATGTACTCCCGAGCCAGCGGCTGAGGGCAGAGCCGGTGCAGACGCCCTGGCGGCGAGGCAGGGCCAGGAGCGCGGCGACGCACACGCCCCGCCGCGTGAGGCCGCGGACAAGGGGCGGCCTGTCCACGGCGTTACTGCGGAGCAGCGCCGTTTCGCAACGCGCCGTACGTCGTACACGTGGTACACGTCGTACAAGGAGCTACCGTATGGATCTGCGTACCCTGCAACGCCCGCTCAAAGAACGCTACCGCGCCGACCCGGCCAGCGCCCGCATCACGCTGCGCGCCGAGGGCAGCCAGCCGAAGACGCCGATGGCCTGATCGGTGGAGCTCGGACGCGCCATCTACCAGGCCGAGGCGCACAGCGGCGTGGGCGGCCCCGGCACTGCCGCCCGCTCCGGCGACCTGCTGCTGGGGGCGCTGGCGGCCTGCGCCCAGGTCACCTGCCAGATGGTGGCCACGGCCATGGCCGTGCCCATCCGCTCGATCACCGTCGCCGTCGAGGGCGAGCTCGATCTGCGCGGTACGCTCGGCCTGGCGAAGGATGCGCCGGTCGGCTTCGATCGCATCGCCCTGAGCTTCGCCATCGATGCGCCGGAGGCGACCGCCGAGCAACTGGCGGCGCTGCGCGAGAAGACCGAGCAGTACTGCGTCGTGCTGCAAACGCTGCAGCACAGTCCGGCGATCAGCGCCGTGTGGAGCTGAGCGCAGCACCGGCCACGGCTCAGTCCACGTGCGGCCGCGGCGGTGTTTCGCGCCGCGCACGCGCCAGCAGCTCGATCACCTCCTCGTCGCTGGTCTGATCGAAGTTCTCGTACCAGCGGCCCACGGCCAGGAAGTCGGCGGGAGATTCAACACACACCAGTTCATCGACCTCAGAGCGCAGGGCGGCGGCCGTCTCCGGCGGGCAGACCGGCACGGCCAGCACAATGCGCCGCGGCCGCGCCGCGCGGATGGCGCGTATCGCAGCACGCGCGGTCACGCCCGTGGCGAGGCCATCGTCCACGAGGATGACGCTGCATCCGGCGAGATCGGGCGCCGGCAGTCCGCCGCGAAAGGCTCGCTCGCGCCGCTCCATCTCCGCGGTCTCCTCGGCGACGACGGCATCGATCTGGGCCGGCGGGATGCCGAGCAGCGCGATCGTGTCGCGATCGAGCACGCGCACACCGCCGGGCGCGATCGCCCCGATGCCCAGCTCGCGCTGCGCGGGCGCCCCCAGCTTGCGTGCCACGATCACGTCGAGCGGAGCGCCGAGCAGGCGCGCCACCTCATAGCCGACCTCGACACCGCCGCGGGGCAAGGCCAGCACGATCGCATCCGGCCCTCGGTACGCCTGCAGCAGTTGCGCGAGCCGGCGGCCGGCGTCCGCCCGATCGTGGAAGGGCCGCGGACCAAACAGCATTCGTCGCATCATCGCCATCTCCTCGATCCGATCAAGCGCAGGCAGTGTCGGCGCGTGATGGCGGAGTGCGCTCGCCTCTCCAGTGTGCGCCGCTCACCGCCGCCTGTGCATACGGCCTTCGCCCGTGGTCGCGGGCGCGGCCGGCCGGCAGACGCATGGACGGGGTGCGGCCACGCTACCTATGTCCGGCGCGGCAACTACATGCGCGGGTACATGGTGCCGAGGCCCGCCCACGGTACGCTCGAGACGAGACAGTTGCGCCTTGAACGGGCGATACGCGTTTCGTCGCCACACGGACGCGCCGTGCTCTTCAAGCACAGACAGGAGCATCGCGATGAACCGAATCGCGTGGGTGATGCAGATCCGGGACGGTAGTGAGGGGGCGCTGCGCGAGGCGCAGACGAGCATACCAGCCGATGTGCTCCAGGGCGCCGGCATCGACGGCGTGGAGTCGTTCCTGGGCAGCGGCTACTTTCTGCTGGTGCTGGAAAGCGGCAAGCAGGACTTCCAGGCCACGATGCGGCGCTTCTTCGATGAGCCGGCGGTGCAGGGCTTCTTTGATAAGCTGCGGCCGCACGTCGAGTCCGGCCTGCCGGCGCGCAACGTTGCTTACGCCGCGGCGGACGACAAGCACCCCGGCGGCAACGCCCTGGAGAGTCGCTCGTCACCGCACACGGTGACCTCGGCCGCGCTGCCGCTGGCGGCATCGGCCTTCTGCTGGACCGCCGAGGGCGGTACGGCGAATACGGGTCTTGGCGGCCGCGGCGCCGTGCGGGGAGGCAGCGTGCACGGCGGCTCTTCGCGCCCGGCCTGATCAGCCAAGCCGGCTCCCAGCACGGTCGAGCTGCGCGGCATTCGCCCGGTCGCGGCCGCGAGGAGGCGCACGATGGCCCTGTACCTGGAGCGGTACACGATTCCGCATGATCTGCCGGAGGAGGACATCGTCTACACGATGCGCCGGCTGAGCCGCGGCGACGTGCACGTCCAGCGCTGCTTCTACAGCCTGAGCGGCGGTCTGCTGTGGTGCCTCACCGATGCGCCCGACGAGGCTGCCATCCGTCGCGGCCTCGGCAGGATTCGGTTCGCCGCCACGCTGGATGCGCTCGCACCCCTGGACGGCGCCTTCGACCCACGTGCGACGCGGCCCGGCGATGTAGGCGAAGCCGCTCGCGCCCGTGGCGGCTGAGGTGGCACGAGCCGGCGAACGGTGCCGGGCGGAACCTTCGCCCAACCGGCCGCAACTCAAGCGCAACCCGCTGGAGGACGGGCGCGACTACATCGTC
This genomic stretch from Dehalococcoidia bacterium harbors:
- a CDS encoding TIGR04282 family arsenosugar biosynthesis glycosyltransferase, which codes for MDTLIVFARAPRPGMAKTRLVRDLGQAEAHRLYAALFADTLLLAGRVPARRLLSLDGSAAGLALPPRWQLVQQPELSFGERLEWSFARAFARGADRCVLIGADAPHVRPEWVRGAFAALRTHDVAIGPTHDGGYYLLGLRQPSPWIFEDVNWSTPSVLAETLRLVREHGNRCHLLPEEFDVDTGEEAQRLCTLLRREPERAPATARTLNEVLWSLIA
- a CDS encoding OsmC family protein, with product MELGRAIYQAEAHSGVGGPGTAARSGDLLLGALAACAQVTCQMVATAMAVPIRSITVAVEGELDLRGTLGLAKDAPVGFDRIALSFAIDAPEATAEQLAALREKTEQYCVVLQTLQHSPAISAVWS
- a CDS encoding phosphoribosyltransferase, with translation MMRRMLFGPRPFHDRADAGRRLAQLLQAYRGPDAIVLALPRGGVEVGYEVARLLGAPLDVIVARKLGAPAQRELGIGAIAPGGVRVLDRDTIALLGIPPAQIDAVVAEETAEMERRERAFRGGLPAPDLAGCSVILVDDGLATGVTARAAIRAIRAARPRRIVLAVPVCPPETAAALRSEVDELVCVESPADFLAVGRWYENFDQTSDEEVIELLARARRETPPRPHVD